One stretch of Actinopolymorpha sp. NPDC004070 DNA includes these proteins:
- a CDS encoding RluA family pseudouridine synthase, giving the protein MSATPATGAADRRGLPVPEGLEGERLDAALGRLFGLSRTKAAELVENGLVRVDGEAVPKSERVSAGSWLEVELPRPKEPVAPVRVEGMRIVHDDADIVVVDKPIGVAAHPSPGWRGPTVIGHLAAAGFRITTSGAAERQGVVHRLDVGTSGLMVVAKSEHAYTVLKRAFKEREVEKVYHALVQGHPDPSRGTVDAPIDRHPTHDYKWAVVAHGKPSVTHYETLEALRHASLLEVHLETGRTHQIRVHMSAVRHPCVGDLTYGADPVLAARLGLTRQWLHAARLGFEHPATGEWVTFEAPYPDDLALALERARAESDRST; this is encoded by the coding sequence GTGAGCGCGACGCCCGCCACCGGAGCGGCGGACCGGCGTGGACTGCCGGTGCCGGAGGGCCTGGAGGGCGAACGCCTGGACGCGGCTCTCGGCCGCCTTTTCGGACTCTCGCGGACGAAGGCCGCCGAGCTGGTCGAGAACGGCCTGGTCCGGGTCGACGGCGAGGCTGTGCCGAAGTCGGAGCGGGTGAGCGCGGGCTCCTGGCTGGAGGTCGAGCTTCCCCGCCCGAAGGAGCCCGTCGCGCCCGTCCGGGTGGAGGGGATGCGGATCGTCCACGACGACGCCGACATCGTGGTGGTCGACAAGCCGATCGGCGTGGCGGCGCATCCCAGCCCGGGGTGGCGGGGGCCGACCGTGATCGGCCACCTGGCCGCCGCGGGGTTCCGGATCACCACCTCCGGTGCCGCCGAACGCCAGGGCGTGGTGCACCGGCTCGACGTGGGCACCAGCGGCCTGATGGTGGTGGCGAAGTCCGAGCACGCCTACACCGTGCTGAAGCGGGCGTTCAAGGAACGAGAGGTGGAGAAGGTCTACCACGCGCTCGTCCAGGGCCACCCGGACCCGAGTCGCGGCACGGTGGACGCACCGATCGACCGGCATCCCACCCACGACTACAAGTGGGCGGTCGTCGCGCACGGGAAGCCGTCGGTGACCCACTACGAGACGCTGGAGGCGCTGCGGCACGCGTCGTTGCTGGAGGTGCACCTGGAAACCGGGCGTACCCACCAGATCCGGGTGCACATGAGCGCCGTCCGGCACCCGTGCGTCGGCGACCTGACCTACGGCGCCGACCCGGTGCTGGCCGCCCGGCTGGGGCTCACCCGGCAGTGGCTGCACGCGGCGCGGCTGGGGTTCGAGCACCCGGCGACGGGGGAGTGGGTGACGTTCGAGGCGCCCTACCCCGACGATCTCGCGCTGGCGCTGGAGCGGGCCCGCGCCGAATCCGACCGGTCCACGTGA